The following are encoded in a window of Impatiens glandulifera chromosome 5, dImpGla2.1, whole genome shotgun sequence genomic DNA:
- the LOC124937697 gene encoding mechanosensitive ion channel protein 10-like yields METADSNTQKLKAPPSPTTTTTINEVVLSISAIQDDDYSSSCTTFKPTPLDLPSRPVQATSIPTPSSPEILILNSNPSPGRPPKIPQENLTLRRRSSLSRSPYSKPKSRLLEPSDDDARFIQGKDVSIIKSPQMGTTTPKGDVMKITTAPVTPRTPLISPSMRAANDDEEDDDDDVYKTSNVGIVEKSGMKLRVVVLIELVMFVCIMGVLVASLTISKLHGHMLWGLEIWKWCVLVLVIFCGRLFTEWFINVLVFLLEKNFLRKRKVLYFVFAMKNSVRVSLWLALILMAWALLINRGVKRSRKTTRILNYITRALASCLIGAGLWMVKTILLKLVASSFHVSRFFDRIQESIFHQYVLQTLSGNPLMEYVGKSDSKSSSVQLSFRKQTKGKKEKQKVIDVEKLHKMTQDKISAWTMRGLIEVISGSGLSTLSSALDESIDDEGVEQKEITSEVEAKAAAIRIFKNVAKRGHKYIEEEDLLRFMRKEEADNVLHFFEGAVATGRIPKSSWKTWVVNVYNDRKSLAHSLNDTKTAIEELNKIVSGILCVVIVLVWLLLMGLLSTNVLVFISSQLLLVVFIFGNTCKTVFEAMIFVFVMHPFDVGDRCVIDGVQMVVEEMNILTTVFLRYDNEKIFYPNTVLATKPISNFYRSPEMGDYVEFTIDVSTSVESILALKAKIKLYLESKPQYWRPGHGVTVKDIENMNKMKMGLSVSHTINFQNIGEKSSRRSELLFELKKIFEELAIKYNLLPQEVHLKYAGNYSSQGPAP; encoded by the exons ATGGAGACCGCCGACAGCAACACCCAGAAACTGAAGGCTCCTCCTTCTCctaccaccaccaccaccattaATGAAGTCGTTCTCTCAATTTCTGCTATTCAAGACGACGACTACTCTTCCTCCTGCACCACCTTCAAACCAACTCCATTGGACCTTCCATCCAGACCAGTTCAAGCTACCTCAATTCCAACACCATCTTCTCCGGAAATACTCATCCTTAATTCTAACCCATCTCCTGGCAGACCACCTAAAATCCCACAAGAAAATCTCACCCTCCGTCGAAGAAGTTCGCTCTCCCGCTCTCCATATTCCAAACCTAAGTCCAGATTATTGGAACCTAGCGACGATGATGCACGTTTCATTCAAGGCAAGGACGTCTCTATTATAAAGTCTCCTCAAATGGGAACAACAACGCCTAAAGGTGATGTGATGAAGATTACTACTGCCCCTGTTACTCCTAGAACTCCATTGATATCCCCGTCAATGAGAGCAGCAAATGATGATGAGGAAGACGATGACGACGATGTCTACAAGACTTCTAATGTTGGGATCGTTGAAAAATCGGGTATGAAGTTGCGGGTAGTCGTTTTAATAGAGTTGGTTATGTTTGTTTGCATTATGGGTGTTCTGGTTGCTAGTTTAACCATCAGTAAACTGCATGGCCATATGTTATGGGGATTGGAAATATGGAAATGGTGTGTATTAGTGTTGGTCATATTTTGTGGGAGATTGTTTACTGAATGGTTCATAAACGTGCTAGTGTTCTTGCTAGAAAAGAATTTCCTCCGTAAGAGGAAGGTTCTTTACTTTGTATTCGCCATGAAGAACAGTGTCCGGGTCTCGCTTTGGTTAGCCTTGATTCTTATGGCTTGGGCGCTTTTGATTAACCGCGGTGTCAAACGATCGAGGAAAACTACCCGGATCTTGAATTACATCACGAGGGCACTTGCCTCTTGTTTAATTGGGGCAGGCTTATGGATGGTGAAGACGATTTTGCTAAAGTTAGTAGCATCTTCTTTTCATGTGAGTAGATTCTTTGACAGGATTCAGGAATCTATCTTCCATCAATATGTTCTTCAGACACTTTCTGGGAATCCACTTATGGAATATGTTGGGAAAAGTGATTCAAAGAGCAGTAGTGTTCAGCTGAGTTTCAGAAAGCAAACAAAGGGGAAGAAGGAGAAACAAAAAGTGATTGATGTTGAGAAGCTTCACAAGATGACGCAAGATAAGATTTCTGCTTGGACAATGAGAGGATTAATTGAAGTTATAAGTGGGTCAGGTTTGTCTACTCTTTCAAGCGCACTTGATGAGAGTATTGACGACGAGGGCGTCGAACAAAAGGAGATAACAAGTGAAGTTGAAGCGAAAGCAGCTGCTATTAGGATATTCAAGAACGTAGCTAAGAGGGGTCACAAGTATATTGAAGAGGAGGATTTGTTGCGTTTCATGAGAAAAGAGGAGGCAGATAATGTTCTTCACTTCTTTGAGGGAGCCGTTGCAACAGGCAGAATTCCTAAATCATCCTGGAAAACTTGGGTG GTGAATGTGTACAACGATCGTAAGTCGTTGGCTCATTCTTTAAACGACACTAAAACAGCAATAGAGGAGCTGAATAAAATAGTTTCAGGGATTTTGTGTGTGGTTATTGTGCTCGTCTGGCTGCTTTTGATGGGTCTTTTATCTACGAACGTGCTCGTCTTCATTTCATCTCAGCTTCTACTGGTTGTGTTCATATTTGGCAACACTTGTAAGACGGTTTTTGAAGCTATGATCTTTGTCTTTGTGATGCACCCGTTTGATGTCGGTGATCGCTGCGTCATTGATGGAGTACAG ATGGTTGTAGAAGAGATGAATATTTTGACGACAGTGTTCTTGAGATATGACAATGAGAAAATATTCTATCCAAATACAGTTTTGGCTACAAAACCAATCAGCAATTTCTATAGAAGCCCCGAGATGGGTGATTACGTGGAGTTTACTATCGACGTTTCCACCTCGGTTGAGAGTATCTTGGCTTTAAAAGCTAAGataaaatt GTACTTGGAAAGTAAGCCCCAATACTGGCGTCCGGGGCACGGGGTTACGGTGAAGGATATAGAGAACatgaacaagatgaaaatgGGTCTTTCCGTTTCACATACCATAAACTTCCAGAACATCGGGGAGAAGAGTAGTAGAAGATCGGAGCTACTTTTTGAacttaagaaaatatttgaagagCTTGCTATTAAGTATAATCTTCTTCCTCAAGAAGTTCACCTAAAATATGCAGGCAATTATTCATCGCAGGGACCTGCGccatga
- the LOC124938482 gene encoding protein ELF4-LIKE 3-like has protein sequence MDGDLFSAVVGGTQLDGKVLQTFQKSFGQVQNILEQNRLLINEINQNHDSKIPDKLSRNVGLIRELNNNIKRVVDLYGDLSTSFSKSMEASSEGDSSGAVLLKSSNNNNNNNHGKAGGIKRNRPS, from the coding sequence ATGGATGGTGACCTCTTTTCAGCAGTTGTTGGTGGTACCCAATTGGATGGTAAAGTGTTGCAGACATTTCAGAAGAGTTTTGGTCAAGTCCAGAACATTCTAGAGCAGAACAGACTGTTGATAAATGAGATAAACCAGAACCATGATTCAAAGATCCCAGATAAGCTTAGTAGAAATGTTGGACTAATCAGAGAGTTGAACAACAACATTAAGAGGGTCGTTGACCTCTATGGTGATCTCTCTACTTCTTTCTCTAAATCCATGGAAGCTTCTTCCGAAGGAGATTCAAGTGGTGCTGTTCTTCTCAAGtcttctaataataataataataataatcatggGAAAGCCGGTGGGATCAAAAGGAATAggccttcttaa
- the LOC124937699 gene encoding protein Brevis radix-like 4 isoform X1: MLTCIARAANQAEGLSDDQDNQSPNTKHSLKSITSQQIKDIALKASGVYRNCSPCTGPAVTHQNPQCTESESSSSYRRTTSSNSRQWGKEMEARLKGISSSSSSGGRTPVVSASGRRDDNPVVFVEESEPKQWVAQVEPGVLITFVSMPRGGNDLKRICFSREMFNKWQAQRWWGENYEKVMELYNVQRMNRQAFPLPITSSSRIEDEGIEDEDESWKRIECGDEDCPVTPPLSKERKAKGTGMGYSSSSSINNGGTKMVESLSSIDASVRTSSSEAADADGSGEVVRVSNNVEKEWVEEDEAGVYITIRALPGGGKELKRVRFSREKFGEMHARLWWEENRARVHKQYL, translated from the exons ATGCTGACCTGCATAGCTCGTGCTGCTAATCAAGCTGAAGGACTCAGTGATGATCAAGATAATCAATCTCCAAATACGAAGCACTCTCTCAAATCTATCACTTCACAG CAGATCAAGGACATAGCGTTGAAGGCGTCGGGGGTTTATCGGAACTGCTCGCCTTGCACGGGACCGGCGGTGACTCACCAGAACCCGCAATGTACAGAGTCCGAATCGTCGTCGTCGTACAGGAGGACGACAAGTTCGAATTCAAGGCAATGGGGGAAGGAGATGGAGGCGCGATTGAAGGgtatatcttcttcttcttcgagtGGAGGGAGAACGCCGGTGGTGTCGGCGAGTGGTCGCCGGGACGATAATCCGGTTGTGTTCGTTGAGGAGAGTGAACCTAAACAATGGGTAGCTCAGGTGGAACCTGGTGTTCTCATCACTTTCGTTTCAATGCCACGTGGTGGAAATGATCTCAAACGCATTTGCTTCAg CCGTGAGATGTTCAACAAATGGCAAGCTCAAAGGTGGTGGGGGGAGAATTATGAGAAAGTAATGGAACTGTACAACGTCCAGAGGATGAACAGGCAAGCTTTCCCACTCCCAATTACATCCTCTTCACGAATTGAGGATGAGGGAATTGAGGATGAGGATGAg AGTTGGAAAAGAATAGAGTGTGGTGATGAAGATTGTCCTGTTACGCCTCCATTAAGTAAGGAAAGGAAAGCAAAAGGAACAGGAATGGGATATTCGTCGTCGAGCAGCATTAATAATGGAGGAACAAAGATGGTAGAGAGTTTGTCGTCAATAGATGCCTCAGTGAGAACAAGCAGCTCAGAAGCAGCAGATGCAGATGGGTCGGGAGAAGTGGTGCGGGTTAGCAATAACGTGGAAAAGGAATGGGTTGAAGAGGATGAAGCTGGCGTATATATTACCATCAGGGCTCTGCCTGGTGGAGGGAAAGAGCTCAAGCGTGTCAGATTCag TCGAGAGAAGTTTGGGGAGATGCATGCCAGGCTCTGGTGGGAAGAGAATCGTGCTAGGGTACATAAACAGTACTTATGA
- the LOC124937700 gene encoding uncharacterized protein LOC124937700, whose product MASTSVVMAAMPITSATQKRVPGSDTFFKPLPVSKPRVGSSSRTIKFQTKASLKEKAVTGLTAVALTASMMIPEVAEAASGVSPSLNNFLLSILAGGVVLGGIVGAIIGVSNFDPVKRT is encoded by the coding sequence ATGGCATCTACCTCTGTGGTTATGGCGGCAATGCCGATTACTTCAGCTACCCAGAAGAGGGTTCCAGGATCTGACACCTTCTTCAAGCCTTTGCCGGTCTCTAAGCCGAGAGTTGGATCTTCTTCAAGGACCATAAAATTCCAGACCAAGGCTTCCCTGAAAGAGAAGGCAGTTACCGGATTGACAGCCGTTGCCCTGACGGCTTCGATGATGATACCTGAGGTGGCGGAGGCTGCATCGGGTGTCTCCCCTTCCCTCAATAACTTCTTGCTCAGCATACTCGCCGGAGGGGTCGTCCTTGGTGGGATTGTTGGTGCAATTATTGGTGTTTCGAACTTTGATCCTGTCAAAAGAACCTGA
- the LOC124937698 gene encoding replication protein A 70 kDa DNA-binding subunit A yields the protein MSVNLTANAIQAICAGDVNSKPLVQVIDIKLIGTSQERYRLLLSDGASTQHAMVATQLNDRVKTGKVRKTSVIQLIDYICSTIQNRKIIVVLNMETIYPECEIIGNPRLLSDSDSVASAPANSVNSGPTTKNATNSSTDNGSSFRPTIQPPYQPPPNYKGHGTIFKNEAPARVIPISALNPYQGRWAIRARVTAKGDIRRYNNARGDGKVFSFDLLDSDGGEIKVTCFNAVVDRFYEIIVVGKVYMISKGNLKPAQKNFNHLKNEWEIFLEATSTVDQCPDEDSNIPKQQFSFVPISDIENSENNSILDIIGIVVSVNPTVPIMRKNGMETQRRVLNLKDQSSRTVELTLWGDVCNREGQTLQETVDSGVFPALAVKAGKVNNFSGKSLGTISTTQLFINPDIPEARTLSGWFERGGKSAASQSISRELMPSGGRNDTRKAVSQIKDEGLGRSVKPDWITVKATISFIKTDTFCYTACPLMIGDKQCNKKVTRSGNSRWLCDRCNQEFEECDYRYLLQLQVQDHSGITWVTAFQEAGEEILGCPAKELYLMKQEDTDDVRFGEMIKNCLFTEFLFKLKIKEELYGDEQRVKVTVVKTEKVSCSSESRYMLDLISNSNSSYVR from the exons ATGTCGGTCAATCTTACTGCAAATGCGATTCAGGCCATCTGCGCGGGTGATGTGAATTCGAAACCGCTGGTTCAAGTAATCGACATTAAACTTATCGGCACTTCTCAGGAACGATACCGTCTCCTTCTCTCGGACGGCGCATCAACTCAGCATGCCATGGTAGCAACACAACTCAACGACCGAGTGAAGACTGGCAAAGTTCGTAAAACTTCCGTCATTCAATTGATTGATTACATCTGCAGCACTATTCAGAATCGCAA GATTATTGTTGTTCTTAATATGGAGACAATATATCCAGAATGTGAAATAATTGGAAATCCAAGACTGTTATCAGATTCTGATTCAGTTGCTTCAGCGCCAGCAAATTCTGTTAACTCTGGTCCAACAACAAAGAATGCAACTAATAGTTCCACTGATAACGGGTCGAGTTTTCGGCCAACTATTCAACCCCCTTACCAACCTCCTCCAAATTACAAAGGCCATGGAACAATATTCAAGAACGAGGCACCAGCACGTGTAATTCCAATTTCTGCACTGAATCCTTACCAGGGACGTTGGGCTATTAGGGCGAGGGTCACTGCTAAAGGAGATATCCGGCGTTACAACAATGCTCGTGGGGATGGGAAGGTTTTTTCTTTTGATCTTCTTGATTCTGATGGAGGTGAAATAAAAGTTACCTGCTTCAATGCTGTTGTTGACCGTTTTTATGAGATTATCGTGGTTGGTAAAGTATATATGATATCAAAGGGAAACTTAAAACCAGCACAGAAAAATTTCAATCATCTGAAAAATGAGTGGGAAATCTTTTTGGAAGCGACTTCAACTGTTGATCAATGCCCTGATGAAGATTCTAACATACCCAAGCAGCAGTTCTCCTTCGTACCTATCAGCGATATTGAGaattctgaaaataattctattttgGATATTATTGGCATTGTAGTATCCGTCAATCCCACTGTTCCAATCATGAGAAAGAATGGAATGGAAACACAGAGGAGAGTCCTGAACTTGAAGGATCAGTCCAGCCGGACTGTCGAATTGACATTGTGGGGTGATGTTTGCAACAGGGAAGGTCAAACGCTACAAGAAACGGTTGATTCTGGGGTTTTCCCAGCGTTGGCTGTAAAAGCAGGGAAAGTAAATAACTTCTCTGGGAAATCCTTAGGAACAATATCCACCACTCAACTCTTCATAAACCCTGATATTCCAGAAGCCCGTACACTAAGTGGTTGGTTTGAGAGAGGAGGGAAATCCGCAGCTTCTCAGTCGATATCCAGGGAACTGATGCCAAGTGGAGGAAGAAACGATACTCGTAAAGCGGTGTCTCAGATCAAGGACGAAGGTCTAGGTAGATCGGTTAAGCCGGATTGGATAACAGTGAAGGCAACCATATCTTTTATTAAGACAGATACCTTCTGCTACACTGCCTGTCCACTTATGATTGGAGATAAACAATGTAATAAGAAAGTTACAAGGTCTGGAAATTCAAGATGGCTATGTGACAGGTGCAATCAAGAATTTGAGGAATGTGATTACAGATACCTTCTCCAGCTTCAAGTTCAAGATCACTCGGGTATTACTTGGGTTACAGCTTTCCAGGAAGCTGGGGAAGAGATACTAGGTTGCCCAGCAAAGGAGCTTTATTTGATGAAACAAGAAGATACTGATGATGTTAGGTTTGGAGAGATGATTAAAAATTGTCTCTTCACCGAATTCCTTTTCAAACTTAAGATCAAGGAGGAATTATATGGAGACGAACAGAGAGTGAAGGTCACGGTTGTCAAGACAGAAAAAGTTAGTTGTTCATCAGAGAGCCGATACATGCTCGATCTCATCTCCAATTCTAATTCTTCTTATGTGCGCTGA
- the LOC124937699 gene encoding protein Brevis radix-like 4 isoform X2 gives MLTCIARAANQAEGLSDDQDNQSPNTKHSLKSITSQIKDIALKASGVYRNCSPCTGPAVTHQNPQCTESESSSSYRRTTSSNSRQWGKEMEARLKGISSSSSSGGRTPVVSASGRRDDNPVVFVEESEPKQWVAQVEPGVLITFVSMPRGGNDLKRICFSREMFNKWQAQRWWGENYEKVMELYNVQRMNRQAFPLPITSSSRIEDEGIEDEDESWKRIECGDEDCPVTPPLSKERKAKGTGMGYSSSSSINNGGTKMVESLSSIDASVRTSSSEAADADGSGEVVRVSNNVEKEWVEEDEAGVYITIRALPGGGKELKRVRFSREKFGEMHARLWWEENRARVHKQYL, from the exons ATGCTGACCTGCATAGCTCGTGCTGCTAATCAAGCTGAAGGACTCAGTGATGATCAAGATAATCAATCTCCAAATACGAAGCACTCTCTCAAATCTATCACTTCACAG ATCAAGGACATAGCGTTGAAGGCGTCGGGGGTTTATCGGAACTGCTCGCCTTGCACGGGACCGGCGGTGACTCACCAGAACCCGCAATGTACAGAGTCCGAATCGTCGTCGTCGTACAGGAGGACGACAAGTTCGAATTCAAGGCAATGGGGGAAGGAGATGGAGGCGCGATTGAAGGgtatatcttcttcttcttcgagtGGAGGGAGAACGCCGGTGGTGTCGGCGAGTGGTCGCCGGGACGATAATCCGGTTGTGTTCGTTGAGGAGAGTGAACCTAAACAATGGGTAGCTCAGGTGGAACCTGGTGTTCTCATCACTTTCGTTTCAATGCCACGTGGTGGAAATGATCTCAAACGCATTTGCTTCAg CCGTGAGATGTTCAACAAATGGCAAGCTCAAAGGTGGTGGGGGGAGAATTATGAGAAAGTAATGGAACTGTACAACGTCCAGAGGATGAACAGGCAAGCTTTCCCACTCCCAATTACATCCTCTTCACGAATTGAGGATGAGGGAATTGAGGATGAGGATGAg AGTTGGAAAAGAATAGAGTGTGGTGATGAAGATTGTCCTGTTACGCCTCCATTAAGTAAGGAAAGGAAAGCAAAAGGAACAGGAATGGGATATTCGTCGTCGAGCAGCATTAATAATGGAGGAACAAAGATGGTAGAGAGTTTGTCGTCAATAGATGCCTCAGTGAGAACAAGCAGCTCAGAAGCAGCAGATGCAGATGGGTCGGGAGAAGTGGTGCGGGTTAGCAATAACGTGGAAAAGGAATGGGTTGAAGAGGATGAAGCTGGCGTATATATTACCATCAGGGCTCTGCCTGGTGGAGGGAAAGAGCTCAAGCGTGTCAGATTCag TCGAGAGAAGTTTGGGGAGATGCATGCCAGGCTCTGGTGGGAAGAGAATCGTGCTAGGGTACATAAACAGTACTTATGA